In Bactrocera oleae isolate idBacOlea1 chromosome 3, idBacOlea1, whole genome shotgun sequence, a genomic segment contains:
- the strat gene encoding guanine nucleotide exchange factor MSS4 homolog, with amino-acid sequence MTDEAQIPEQILNNKNKHSVRCNYCYSLILKPQFGEYVEHEFEMPLMQQKHRKNTEIIETEVLKNFWCVDDIFTFENIGFSNTVDNRKFLICADCEMGPVGYHEIANKKCYVALKRVRHGSEPDAVMEPVTDEEENDV; translated from the exons ATGACGGATGAGGCACAAATTCCAGAAcagatattaaataataaaaataaacacagtGTACGATGTAATTATTGCTATTCATTGATACTGAAACCACAATTCGGAGAGTATGTTGAGCATGAG TTTGAAATGCCGCTGATGCAGCAAAAACATCGGAAGAACACCGAAATTATAGAAACAGAGGTACTCAAAAACTTCTGGTGTGTTGATGACATATTCACCTTCGAGAATATTGGTTTCTCCAATACTGTGGATAACCGTAAATTCTTGATATGCGCTGACTGTGAGATGGGACCAGTGGGTTATCACgaaatagcaaacaaaaaatgttatgtagCATTGAAACGTGTTAGACATGGTAGTGAACCAGACGCTGTAATGGAGCCAGTAACCGATGAGGAAGAGAATGATGTATAG
- the LOC106615618 gene encoding coiled-coil domain-containing protein 97, whose translation MTAEVVESHASDIDSKTPIASNRNDINAGTRIRSPDQQRQIDEICNFLSFNEQIIFKSQQIDDPELLRDEKVKIACEIYKKSAQTFLMRFGSYLEEQHLATFAQIAIANKETNDEIEVLLADYRNKLHTRKRDIKNRRYAAMQQLISDGEYFSEQEMMKRAPELYQELIGQYLSAAEKKHRDEYDVKNTTFSGILMHTMEQQQMQDVLKLADQQNFKSRQLERAIELYDISGDETTQSINSSADETIEGKECNTMDDEIPISFRQQWGNFDNEQVACSTSTNSHQAKKNKREKHSQKPIAKLNIEQRADTFITAGERDLLRQEFLGIMHEQFLSGGDEDFDYTQVDDNTQLDDLTQINQDKEDAYFEESDYSDEEDNDIRIEAKEYLDDEESEDDLDVFMNHLNKHHSLQK comes from the coding sequence ATGACTGCAGAAGTAGTCGAATCTCATGCTTCTGATATCGACAGCAAAACTCCTATTGCATCCAACAGAAATGATATAAATGCAGGTACTCGTATACGTTCACCTGATCAACAAAGACAAATTGATGAAATATGTAATTTTCTCAGTTTCAATGAACAAATTATCTTTAAATCGCAACAAATTGATGATCCGGAACTATTACGCgatgaaaaagtgaaaattgcgtgcgaaatatacaaaaaaagtgCACAAACCTTTCTAATGCGTTTCGGCAGTTATTTAGAAGAACAGCATCTCGCTACATTTGCACAGATTGCTATTGCCAACAAAGAAACCAATGATGAAATTGAGGTGCTTCTTGCGGATTATCGCAATAAGTTACATACTCGCAAGCGGGACATAAAGAACCGCCGTTACGCGGCAATGCAGCAACTAATTTCGGATGGTGAATATTTCAGTGAGCAAGAAATGATGAAACGCGCTCCGGAACTATATCAAGAGCTGATTGGACAATATTTAAGCGCCGCAGAAAAAAAGCATAGAGACGAATATGACGTGAAAAACACAACCTTCTCGGGCATATTGATGCATACTATGGAACAACAGCAAATGCAAGATGTTCTCAAGTTAGCGGaccagcaaaatttcaaaagcagGCAGTTGGAGCGTGCAATTGAATTGTACGACATTAGTGGAGATGAAACAACACAAAGTATAAATAGTAGTGCAGACGAAACAATCGAAGGAAAAGAATGTAACACCATGGATGATGAAATACCCATTAGTTTCCGTCAACAATGGGGTAATTTCGATAATGAACAAGTGGCTTGTTCAACCAGTACAAATAGCCATCAAGCAAAGAAGAATAAAAGGGAAAAACACAGTCAAAAGCCAATAGCAAAACTGAATATAGAACAAAGAGCAGATACTTTTATAACAGCAGGCGAACGAGATCTTCTACGTCAGGAATTTCTTGGTATTATGCATGAACAATTTCTCAGCGGTGGTGATGAAGACTTCGATTACACTCAGGTGGATGATAATACGCAATTAGATGATCTCACCCAAATAAATCAAGACAAAGAAGATGCTTATTTCGAAGAGAGCGACTATTCGGATGAAGAAGACAATGACATTAGAATAGAAGCAAAGGAATATCTGGACGACGAAGAATCAGAGGATGACCTTGATGTATTCATGAATCATTTGAACAAACACCATAGTTTACAAAAATAG
- the Mettl14 gene encoding N6-adenosine-methyltransferase non-catalytic subunit — protein sequence MSDILKISQERSRKRKQLLAQTLGLSSVDELKIVLGTADEWNNGAGSSYSGFSGQRSGGSGSSREDEGGSGGKKTPGEIIYRDSSTFLKGTQSSNPHNDYCQHFVDTGQRPQNFIRDVGLADRFEEYPKLRELIRLKDKLIQDTASAPMYLKADLKTLDLKTLGTKFDVILIEPPLEEYARAAPSVATVGGAPRVFWNWEEILNLDVGEVAAHRSFVFLWCGSSEGLDMGRNCLKKWGFRRCEDICWIRTNINKPGHSKQLEPKAVFQRTKEHCLMGIKGTVRRSTDGDFIHANVDIDLIISEEDEFGSFEKPIEIFHIIEHFCLGRRRMHLFGRDSSIRPGWLTVGPELTNSNFNADLYQTYFAEAPATGCTSRIESLRPKSPPANSKALRGRGRGFPRGRGRPR from the exons ATGAGTGATATTTTGAAGATATCACAAGAGCGATCACGCAAGAGAAAGCAATTGTTGGCTCAAACA CTTGGCCTGTCAAGTGTTGATGAACTAAAAATTGTACTTGGAACAGCAGACGAATGGAATAATGGAGCAGGAAGTAGTTATTCCGGATTTAGTGGACAACGAAGTGGTGGGAGTGGAAGCAGTCGGGAGGATGAAGGGGGTAGTGGTGGTAAAAAGACACCTGGGGAAATTATTTATCGTGACTCCTCCACGTTTCTAAAG ggCACACAATCATCTAATCCGCATAATGACTACTGCCAACACTTTGTCGATACTGGACAACGGccacaaaattttattagagACGTTGGGTTGGCTGATCGATTTGAGGAATATCCAAAACTACGGGAATTAATACGTTTGAAAGATAAGCTGATACAGGATACTGCCTCGGCACCAATGTATTTAAAAGCTGACTTAAAAACTTTGGATTTAAAAACATTAGGCACTAAATTTGATGTCATATTAATAGAGCCACCCTTGGAGGAATATGCCAGAGCAGCACCTTCAGTGGCAACTGTGGGTGGGGCGCCCCGAGTATTTTGGAACTGGGAGGAAATCCTAA ATTTAGATGTAGGTGAAGTGGCAGCGCATCGctcatttgtatttctttggtGCGGTTCTTCAGAAGGCTTGGATATGGGTCGGAATTGTTTGAAAAAGTGGGGCTTCCGGCGCTGTGAAGATATTTGTTGGATACGTACCAATATTAACAAACCTGGTCACTCGAAACAATTAGAACCGAAAGCAGTATTTCAACGTACGAAAGAGCATTGCTTAATGGGTATAAAAGGTACTGTACGCCGGTCTACAGATGGTGATTTCATACATGCTAACGTTGATATCGATTTAATTATCTCGGAAGAAGATGAGTTTGGGAGCTTTGAGAAACCGAtcgaaatatttcatataattgaACATTTCTGTTTGGGACGACGACGTATGCACCTATTTGGTCGCGATTCCAGTATACGACCAGGTTGGCTAACAGTGGGTCCAGAACTGACTAACTCCAATTTCAATGCCGATTTGTATCAAACCTATTTTGCCGAAGCACCTGCTACCGGTTGTACTAGTCGCATTGAATCTTTGCGTCCAAAAAGCCCGCCGGCTAACAGTAAAGCATTAAGGGGACGTGGACGTGGTTTTCCCCGTGGCCGTGGTCGGCCGAGATAA
- the Ostgamma gene encoding tumor suppressor candidate 3 — protein sequence MNVLRSTVLLGLLVIAGFQVFTAAQGKQKTGLSLSEKVRNLHDMNMKKALLRFNGQKFREYVKNAPRNYSVVVMLTALAPSRQCQICRHAHDEFTIVANSYRYSPTYSNKLFFAMVDFDEGSDVFQTLRINTAPVFMHFPAKGKPKGPDTMDIHRVGFAAEAIAKFVHERTDVQIRIFRPPNYSGTVAMITLVALVGGFLYIRRNNLEFLYNKQIWGAVALFFCFAMISGQMWNHIRGPPLVHKSKNGGVAYIHGSSQGQLVVETYIIMFLNAMIVLGMVLLTESGTQSDQKRGRIMAIAGLLLVVVFFSFLLSVFRSKAQGYPYSFLFK from the exons ATGAATGTTCTACGAAGTACGGTGTTGCTCGGACTGCTAGTGATTGCTGGTTTTCAGGTGTTCACTGCGGCACAGGGTAAACAAAAG acCGGCCTCTCACTATCAGAAAAGGTGCGTAATTTACACGATATGAATATGAAGAAAGCATTGTTACGCTTCAATGGACAAAAGTTCCGAGAGTATGTAAAGAATGCACCCAGAAACTACTCTGTTGTTGTGATGTTGACAGCTTTGGCTCCATCTCGACAATGTCAAATATGTCGCCACGCTCATGATGAGTTTACCATTGTAGCTAATTCTTATCGTTATTCACCGACTTactcaaataaattattctttGCAATGGTCGATTTTGACGAAGGTTCCGATGTATTCCAAACATTGCGTATTAATACAGCGCCCGTATTTATGCATTTCCCAGCGAAGGGTAAACCAAAAGGTCCAGATACCATGGATATACATCGTGTTGGTTTTGCTGCCGAAGCAATTGCGAAATTTGTTCATGAACGAACTGACGTACAAATACGCATATTCCGCCCACCAAACTATTCTGGCACCGTAGCAATGATTACGCTTGTTGCTCTAGTAGGCGGTTTTCTCTACATACGTCGCAACAATTTAGAGTTCCTATATAATAAACAGATTTGGGGCGCTGTAGCCTTATTCTTTTGCTTTGCCATGATTTCGGGACAAATGTGGAATCATATACGTGGTCCACCATTAGTGCATAAGAGCAAAAATGGAGGTGTTGCATATATACACGGTTCCTCTCAGGGACAACTAGTGGTGGAAACATACATCATTATGTTCTTGA ATGCTATGATTGTATTGGGAATGGTTCTGCTAACAGAATCTGGTACTCAAAGCGATCAGAAAAGAGGGCGAATAATGGCAATAGCGGGGCTACTATTGGTAGtagtatttttttcctttttgttaTCGGTATTTCGATCAAAGGCGCAAGGATATCCTTACAG ttTTCTTTTCAAGTAA
- the LOC106615572 gene encoding polyprenal reductase has protein sequence MLRNIYSATYKFIELYNFNILNFIFIGFTVVIVIFGSLINIVETLLPDCLRQSFRYGKHCHKGPANALISMTEIPKSWFKHFYIFSFTWSLLALSLLLKGFIMNATAPELVLEFLDFVAGGQANRNVQVNSTSALVASVLLTIQCARRFYETNFVQIFSKNSKINWSHYLVGHLHYFGAILALLSNTEGFVRGTLPSAFCYKHITLIQYLCIFIFHFSWTQQYKSNMILVNLRKDAKSGEVKTENHLLPTGGFFNIISSPHMFFEVVMYLALLGLLPRSSTWIFVVIWVFVNQLANALLTHKWYKENFKNYPKNRKALIPFIL, from the exons ATGTTGAGAAATATTTACAGCGCAACATACAAATTCATTGAATTgtataatttcaatatattaaactttatatttattggCTTTACCGTAGTGATTGTAATTTTCGGCAGCCTTATTAATATTGTCGAGACACTACTACCAGATTGTTTGCGGCAATCTTTCCGATATGGCAAACATTGTCACAAAGGACCTGCTAATGCGTTAATTAGTATGACAGAAATACCAAAAAGTTGGTTTAAACATTTCTACATATTTTCCTTTACTTGGTCTCTTTTGGCGCTTTCACTGTTACTAAAGGGATTTATCATGAACGCTACAGCCCCAGAATTAGTGCTTGAGTTTTTAGATTTTGTTGCTGGTGGTCAAGCAAACAGAAATGTTCAAGTAAATTCCACTTCCGCTTTGGTTGCTAGCGTACTATTAACCATTCAATGTGCAAGACGTTTTTATGAGACAAATTTCGTGCaaatattctccaaaaatagTAAAATCAACTGGAGTCATTATTTAGTGGGACATCTACATTATTTTGGTGCTATATTAGCATTATTAAGTAATACTGAAGGCTTTGTGAGAG GAACACTGCCGTCAGCTTTCTGTTACAAGCATATAACTCTCATACAATATCTCTGCATATTCATTTTCCATTTTAGCTGGACACAACAGTACAAGTCTAACATGATACTTGTTAATTTACGTAAGGACGCTAAGAGTGGAGAAGTAAAAACAGAAAATCATTTACTACCCACTGGTGGGTTCTTCAACATAATATCCTCACCTCACATGTTCTTCGAAGTTGTGATGTATTTGGCACTTTTAGGTCTATTGCCCAGAAGTTCTACTTGGATATTCGTAGTTATTTGGGTATTTGTTAACCAG tTGGCAAATGCACTGTTGACACACAAATGGTAcaaggaaaattttaaaaattatccaaAAAATAGAAAAGCACTCATTcctttcattttataa
- the LOC106615621 gene encoding ATP-binding cassette sub-family C member 10, protein MSDTDVVVSWNWTEFCSTGIKPFAHNSNDLLPCFQEIILQIPIYTIFATISAYNFGYYTRSVLRDELQLRLLYLRIGVAIVLAQLPVWKIFVFHHTGVKLYAVDVLVVATECVMWAVHVGYLLSTRRFGKLSHRGSLCMNVTWLAVLVLDVVWLRTSVSYDWWPWSLTTVIFDIFYALTLIPTGNAVFSTCFRHTSNREDESLLGNRYTYFHFDLNETHLGHAQDDASYTSRFIFDWVNPLITKGVAGGLKKIEDLFDLPDSLNISRISERLQICISQTKTLFWALHKGFGREFYLIGILRFIADIAGFAGPLLLGGLLQNRNENDNTEPDWSPYLYALGLCATTWLSAICGTHFNWRMSMIGMKMRIGLVTAIYRKSLEARGLKSSRPEILNLMSTDTERIVNSCISFHSFWSIPFQLFTTLYLLYTQLGAAFLAGLVFGIVLIPINRLLAQRIGQYSRGLMSAKDLRLAATSETMSGAKQIKMHAWEDIFIEKIRNCRKDEVNFLKKRKCLDALCVYFWATTPVLMSFLTFGVSVLMGNPLIAASTYTSVALLNMLIGPLNAFPWVLNGLIEAWVSVKRVQELIDLPNLDFSSYYNPIIRSTGYENSTKLDDRPVVLEMKSATFVHDNGAKQNNNGHQPERFHLDNVNLTVRKGDLICLEGPVGGGKSALIDAIVAGINCTAGSVCVHELTSGFGYVPQTPWLQRGTIRDNIIWGSVFDEQWYKAVVYACALNDDLELLGSDLTGIGENGRTLSGGQRARVALARAVYQDKKIYLLDDILASLDAHVSRHIIKHCILGLLKEKTVIVVTRNVSLFYHAHQIIHVEDGKVTPSQYMFSSIDINLETEAGDTDDIYDCTRRSSLALEDQNASDKKSVDSIMLEESREYGKISLSVLSCYWRAIGTPLAVTTLTFVILMQLTRNLSDAWLAHWVTDTTLDPQNNDTTLEHIVHVPQQFSNHTVPPHNTGYYLGIFASLAVLNSLATIVRAFLFAFAGIKAAIYIHERLLHKVLYTKFNFFDITSVGRILNRFSSDTYTVDDSLPFILNILLAQLLGLAGALCISLYAMPWLGLIIIPMVPIYLNLQYRYRHASRDIKRLSSNALSPLYTHFTETLQGLVTIRTMRASARFQRDFHAKLEESIKAQLTSAAAQQWLSLRLQLLGVLLVAGAGFLTAITSAHVTNPGLVGLAISYALSITGLLSGLLNAVAETEQEFVAVERVNEYMQLEGEENAEGTCDPPFGWPSQGALKFENVELRYRDNIAPSLHDINLRTEAFERVGVVGRTGAGKSTLVAALMRVAPLSRGEISLDCVNLKTLAVKVLRERLGIITQDPFLFEGNVRENLDPRHTYYDSEIWHALATCHAATQLVQSLGGLDGRIEKGGINLSAGQRQLMCLSRGLLKNAKVVCIDEGTSNLDDESAIAMQQALRNSFKSSTVLFIAHRLRGLQLMDRILVIEHGEIVEEGTPRDLAQNTTSLFHSMLQAQRINVEEFCAN, encoded by the exons ATGAGTGACACAGACGTAGTAGTATCATGGAATTGGACCGAGTTTTGCTCCACTGGAATAAAACCATTCGCTCACAACTCCAACGACTTATTACCCTGCTTTCAGGAGATTATACTACAAATTccaatttatacaatatttgcaACAATATCTGCCTACAATTTTGGATATTATACGCGTAGTGTGCTACGTGATGAGCTGCAATTACGCCTTCTTTATTTGCGTATAGGCGTGGCAATTGTGTTGGCGCAACTTCCTGTTTGGAAGATATTTGTTTTTCATCATACAGGCGTTAAATTATATGCAGTCGACGTGTTGGTGGTGGCGACAGAATGTGTGATGTGGGCTGTTCATGTAg GTTATTTATTATCGACACGTCGTTTTGGCAAACTCAGCCACCGAGGTTCACTTTGTATGAATGTTACATGGTTAGCGGTTTTAGTTTTGGATGTTGTGTGGCTACGTACCAGTGTTAGTTATGATTGGTGGCCATGGAGCTTGACAACGGtgattttcgatattttctACGCCCTAACATTAATTCCCACGGGGAATGCTGTTTTCAGCACTTGTTTCCGTCATACTTCGAACAGA GAAGATGAATCGTTACTTGGTAACCGTTATACTTACtttcattttgatttaaatgaaACGCATTTAGGCCATGCACAAGATGACGCCAGTTATACATCACGCTTCATTTTCGATTGGGTGAATCCCTTAATAACAAAAGGTGTCGCCGGTggtcttaaaaaaattgaagatcTCTTTGATCTACCCGATTCATTGAATATTTCAAGAATAAGTGAACGTCTACAAATTTGTATTTCGCAAACGAAAACATTATTTTGGGCACTACACAAGGGATTCGGACGGGAGTTTTACCTAATAGGCATCTTAAGATTTATTGCTGACATTGCTGGATTTGCGGGACCGTTATTGTTGGGTGGTTTATTGCAAAATAGAAACGAAAATGACAATACAGAGCCGGATTGGAGTCCTTACCTATATGCGTTGGGACTATGTGCTACAACATGGTTGT CGGCTATATGCGGCACACATTTTAATTGGCGTATGTCTATGATCGGCATGAAAATGAGAATCGGACTTGTTACAGCTATATATCGCAAATCGTTAGAGGCACGCGGTCTTAAGAGTTCTCGTCCAGAGATATTGAATCTTATGTCTACAGATACAGAGAGGATCGTAAATTCGTGCATAAGCTTCCACTCTTTTTGGAGCATACCATTTCAA cTTTTTACTACACTCTATTTGCTCTATACGCAATTGGGCGCCGCCTTTTTAGCTGGCTTAGTATTTGGTATTGTACTGATACCAATAAATCGCTTACTGGCTCAACGTATTGGCCAATATTCGCGTGGTCTTATGAGCGCTAAAGATCTACGATTGGCGGCGACCAGCGAAACAATGAGCGGTGCAAAGCAGATCAAAATGCATGCTTGGGAAGATATATTTATTGAGAAAATTCGCAACTGTCGCAAGGATGAAGTAAACTTCTTGAAAAAACGTAAATGCTTGGATGCGCTTTGTGTTTACTTTTGGGCCACAACGCCAGTGTTGATGTCGTTTTTAACATTCGGTGTGTCTGTGCTGATGGGTAATCCATTGATAGCGGCGTCCACCTATACAAGTGTAGCGCTATTAAATATGTTAATTGGTCCGTTGAATGCATTTCCTTGGGTGCTCAATGGACTTATTGAAGCCTGGGTGTCAGTGAAGCGTGTCCAAGAGCTTATTGAT CTACCCAATTTGGATTTCTCATCCTATTATAATCCAATTATAAGATCTACTGGCTATGAAAACTCGACGAAGTTGGACGATAGGCCGGTAGTTCTGGAAATGAAATCCGCAACGTTTGTACATGACAATGgcgcaaaacaaaacaataacggCCATCAGCCAGAAAGATTCCACTTAGATAATGTCAATTTAACAGTGAGAAAG GGCGATTTAATATGTCTCGAAGGACCCGTCGGTGGCGGCAAAAGTGCTTTGATCGATGCTATAGTGGCTGGTATCAACTGCACAGCGGGAAGTGTATGTGTGCACGAACTGACTTcgg GTTTCGGTTATGTGCCCCAAACGCCTTGGTTGCAGCGTGGCACCATACGTGATAATATCATTTGGGGCAGTGTCTTTGATGAGCAATGGTACAAAGCTGTTGTTTATGCCTGTGCGCTTAATGATGACTTAGAATTATTGGGCAGTGATTTAACTGGTATTGGCGAAAATGGGCGTACGTTGTCAGGCGGGCAAAGAGCGCGTGTGGCTTTAGCGCGAGCAGTTTATCAAGATAAAAAAA TCTATTTGTTGGATGACATACTCGCTTCATTGGATGCGCACGTTTCACGACACATTATCAAGCATTGTATATTGGGACTGCTAAAGGAGAAGACTGTTATTGTGGTTACGCGTAACGTATCGCTATTTTATCACGCTCATCAG ATAATCCATGTGGAGGATGGCAAAGTAACACCTAGTCAATACATGTTTTCAAGTATTGATATAAATTTAGAAACGGAAGCAGGCGACACTGACGACATATACGATTGCACACGCAGATCTTCACTTGCGCTGGAAGATCAAAATGCTTCTGATAAAAAGAGCGTTGATAGCATtatgttagag GAATCACGCGAATATGGTAAAATCTCTTTGAGTGTGCTTTCTTGTTATTGGCGCGCCATTGGCACACCGCTGGCCGTGACCACATTAACTTTTGTAATACTTATGCAATTGACGCGAAATTTATCTGATGCATGGTTGGCACATTGGGTAACCGATACCACATTGGATCCACAAAATAATGACACAACTCTGGAGCATATTGTTCACGTACCGCAGCAGTTTAGCAATCACACTGTGCCACCACACAACACGGGCTATTATCTTGGAATTTTCGCTTCACTAGCAGTGCTGAATTCGCTGGCGACAATTGTACGCGCATTCCTCTTCGCTTTTGCCGGCATCAAAGCCGCCATTTATATACATGAACGATTGCTGCATAAAGTGTTATAT acaaaattcaatttcttcGACATCACCTCGGTTGGTCGCATTTTGAATCGATTTTCCTCGGATACTTACACAGTCGACGATTCATTGCCATTCATACTAAATATACTCTTGGCACAGCTGCTGGGTCTGGCAG gtGCACTTTGCATCAGTCTATATGCCATGCCTTGGTTGGGTCTGATTATCATACCGATGGTACCGATTTATCTCAATCTACAATATCGCTATCGCCACGCTTCGCGTGACATAAAACGACTCTCGAGCAATGCACTATCGCCACTCTATACACATTTCACAGAAACACTGCAAGGTCTGGTCACCATACGTACCATGCGTGCGAGTGCACGTTTCCAACGTGACTTCCACGCCAAGCTGGAGGAGAGCATTAAGGCGCAGTTAACATCGGCAGCAGCACAACAATGGTTAAGTCTACGCCTACAACTGTTAGGCGTATTGCTTGTAGCTGGCGCTGGCTTTTTAACTGCCATAACATCGGCACATGTGACCAATCCCGGACTAGTTGGTTTGGCCATTTCGTATGCACTTTCTATTACTGGGCTGCTAAGTGGTTTACTTAATGCTGTTGCGGAAACAGAACAGGAATTTGTCGCAGTCGAACGTGTAAATGAGTATATGCAATTGGAGGGTGAAGAAAATGCTGAAGGCACTTGTGATCCACCGTTCGGTTGGCCGAGTCAGGGTGCattgaaattcgaaaatgtGGAACTGCGCTATCGCGACAATATAGCGCCGTCGCTACACGACATCAATTTGCGTACAGAGGCGTTTGAGCGTGTTGGCGTGGTGGGTCGCACTGGCGCAGGTAAGTCGACGCTTGTGGCGGCTTTGATGCGTGTGGCGCCACTAAGCCGCGGCGAAATCTCGTTGGATTGTGTTAATTTGAAAACTTTAGCTGTGAAAGTGCTTCGCGAGCGTTTGGGTATTATAACGCAAGATCCTTTCCTGTTCGAAG GTAACGTACGCGAAAACCTCGATCCACGCCACACTTATTACGATTCGGAAATATGGCATGCACTAGCTACCTGTCATGCGGCCACACAATTAGTGCAATCGCTTGGTGGCTTGGATGGACGCATCGAGAAGGGCGGCATCAATCTGTCAGCCGGTCAGCGGCAACTTATGTGCCTATCACGCGGTTTACTCAAAAATGCAAAAGTGGTTTGCATTGATGAGGGCACCTCCAATTTGGACGACGAATCAGCTATCGCTATGCAGCAAGCGCTGCGAAATTCGTTTAAAAGTTCAACGGTGCTCTTTATAGCGCATAGATTACGCGGTCTACAGCTGATGGATCGTATTTTAGTGATCGAGCATGGTGAGATCGTAGAGGAGGGCACACCACGTGATTTGGCTCAAAACACAACATCACTCTTCCATAGCATGCTGCAAGCGCAACGTATCAATGTTGAGGAGTTTTGTGCGAATTAG